Proteins co-encoded in one Deltaproteobacteria bacterium genomic window:
- a CDS encoding NAD(P)H-binding protein — MQEPLAFVAGATGYTGHEVVRALRRRDLRTLAHLRPDSPRRAEWVERFLDLGAEPDLTPWVLEAMTETFARARPTHLFALLGTTRARGRAAEADHRGAESYETVDYGLTALLIDAARAAELAPRFIYLSAAGVTPTSRTGYYAARARAEQKLSESGLPYLIARPSFITGPDREESRPAERLGARVADSALALAGLLGGTRLASRYRSTTAAVLAESLVRLALDPAATNRVIESEELRPVESA; from the coding sequence ATGCAGGAGCCACTCGCGTTCGTCGCGGGAGCCACGGGCTACACCGGGCACGAGGTCGTGCGGGCCCTTCGTCGACGCGACCTCCGGACCCTCGCCCACCTCCGTCCCGATTCCCCGCGTCGGGCGGAATGGGTTGAGCGCTTCCTCGACCTCGGCGCCGAGCCCGACCTGACCCCGTGGGTCCTCGAGGCGATGACCGAGACCTTCGCCCGCGCGCGACCGACCCACCTCTTCGCCCTGCTCGGGACCACCCGAGCCCGGGGCCGGGCGGCCGAAGCCGACCACCGCGGCGCGGAGAGCTACGAGACGGTGGACTACGGCCTGACCGCGCTGCTCATCGACGCGGCCCGCGCGGCGGAGCTCGCGCCGCGCTTCATCTACCTGTCGGCCGCCGGCGTGACCCCCACCTCGCGCACGGGCTACTACGCGGCCCGCGCCAGGGCGGAGCAGAAGCTGAGCGAGAGCGGGCTGCCCTACCTCATCGCTCGCCCGTCCTTCATCACCGGTCCCGACCGCGAGGAATCGCGACCCGCCGAACGCCTCGGCGCGCGCGTGGCGGACTCGGCGCTGGCCCTCGCCGGCCTGCTCGGCGGAACGCGACTCGCCAGCCGCTATCGCTCCACGACGGCCGCGGTGCTGGCCGAGTCCCTCGTGCGACTGGCCCTCGACCCCGCCGCGACGAACCGCGTGATCGAGTCCGAGGAGCTGCGCCCAGTGGAGTCCGCATGA